The following nucleotide sequence is from Bacillales bacterium.
AAAATCGGACCGCGGCATCGCCAGCATTTCAATAAAATCTTTCGGGGCTTTGTAAAGCTTCCCGTCGTCGTCCATGACCCATTCGCCATCGACCTGGGAAATGGACAGGCCCCATTTTCCGTTCACTCGGAAAGTATAACGAATCGCATATGTTGGCGGTTTCGGCCCGGAAATCGGTTCTAAATGTTCAAGACTCTCCAAGGCTTTGTATATCCAATCATTATTACGGATGTGATAGCCTTGCTCAGCGATGTACGAAACCGGTTCCGATTGCGTGACGACAATTTCGTCCGTGAAAAAAGCTTCGAGCCGGTCTCGTTCCATGTATAGAAAAGTAGCACAAGCAACAAGCACGACTCCAACCAAAATTCCAACCTTTTTTAGCATCCGATCGCTCCTCACTTCCGATATTTTTTCGCGGTTTCTTCAGGAACGAGCAGTCTCAGATGCTGATACAAGTTGGCCAGCTCACACGGGAAAAGCCCGCCGAATTCCCCGTCGAGATTCAATTGCATTTTCGTTTCCGGGTACACTTTTATATGACTCGCCTTTGTATAAATCACGTTCGGGTCGTTAATATGATCGCCGCGAATCGCCTTTTGCACCGCGGCAACGACGCCGGCAAGATTCGTTTTCTTTAAAATCATCAGCTCGAACAAGCCGTCGTTCAACAGCGCATCAGGAGCGGCCTTTTCAAAACCGCTCACCGAATTCGTATTGGCAACTAGAAACAGCATGATCTCGCCTTCGAACAGACGGCCGTCAAACTCGATCCGCACTTGCGTTGGGCGCAC
It contains:
- a CDS encoding YegS/Rv2252/BmrU family lipid kinase; its protein translation is VRPTQVRIEFDGRLFEGEIMLFLVANTNSVSGFEKAAPDALLNDGLFELMILKKTNLAGVVAAVQKAIRGDHINDPNVIYTKASHIKVYPETKMQLNLDGEFGGLFPCELANLYQHLRLLVPEETAKKYRK